Proteins encoded together in one Campylobacter concisus window:
- the metG gene encoding methionine--tRNA ligase, translating to MKEKAYITTPIYYVNDVPHIGHAYTTIIADTLARFNRLQGKETYFMTGTDEHGQKIEQAARARGKTPKEYADEISAKFRSLWDEFEISYDHFIRTTDEEHKQTVQNVFEKMQANGDIYKGEYEGFYCVSCETFFNQRDLLEDNRCPDCGRVTSLVKEESYFFKLSKYEDALLKWYENDELCVIPKGKKNEVVSFVKGGLKDLSVTRTSFDWGIKLPKSANDDKHVMYVWLDALINYLTTLGYSRENARMDFWPHTTHIVGKDILRFHAVYWPAFLMSLGLPLPKHVAAHGWWTIDGEKMSKSKGNVINPREVANAYGLENFRYFLLREVPFGQDGDYSQKALIERINSELGNGLGNLLSRIVGMSAKYSDYKIDSKDVIKFHKAELDEAKGYLDEAIKNLENLATNRYLEDLWKVVTLANAAVAKYEPWSLVKAGKSDEANALVALCANLLAKVAILLSPAMPKTCAKIADTLGFSIDTASYETLVLKNEISNFTAKATEPLFPRIEKELMGEARDLKEGPKVEAKAELKDEKKEEDIISIDDFAKIVIKVGEVLECERVEGSEKLLKFKIDLGEEQPRQILSGIAKYYEPSSLVGKQVCVLANLKERTMMKKYVSQGMILSASDGSLTLLGTQAKVKNGAIVG from the coding sequence ATGAAAGAAAAAGCTTATATAACCACTCCGATTTATTACGTAAATGACGTACCACACATCGGTCACGCCTACACGACTATCATCGCTGATACGCTAGCTAGATTTAACCGCTTGCAAGGCAAAGAGACCTACTTCATGACTGGCACAGACGAGCATGGTCAAAAGATCGAGCAAGCAGCTCGCGCTAGAGGCAAAACGCCAAAAGAGTACGCTGATGAGATCAGTGCGAAATTTAGATCGCTTTGGGATGAATTTGAGATAAGCTACGACCATTTTATAAGGACGACCGACGAAGAGCACAAGCAAACCGTGCAAAATGTCTTTGAAAAGATGCAAGCAAACGGCGATATCTACAAGGGCGAGTACGAGGGCTTTTATTGCGTTAGCTGCGAGACATTTTTTAATCAAAGAGACCTACTTGAGGACAACCGCTGTCCAGACTGCGGCCGCGTGACATCTTTAGTTAAAGAAGAGAGCTACTTTTTCAAGCTTTCAAAATACGAAGACGCGCTTTTAAAATGGTACGAAAACGACGAGCTTTGCGTCATCCCAAAGGGTAAGAAAAACGAAGTCGTAAGCTTTGTAAAGGGCGGACTAAAAGACCTCTCTGTGACAAGAACGAGCTTTGACTGGGGTATAAAGCTACCAAAGAGTGCAAACGACGACAAGCACGTTATGTATGTCTGGCTTGACGCGCTCATAAACTACTTAACAACACTAGGATACTCAAGAGAAAACGCTAGAATGGACTTTTGGCCACACACGACACACATTGTTGGCAAAGACATTTTGCGTTTTCACGCGGTTTATTGGCCGGCATTTTTAATGAGCCTTGGCTTGCCACTACCAAAACACGTCGCAGCGCACGGCTGGTGGACGATAGATGGTGAAAAGATGAGCAAAAGCAAGGGCAACGTCATAAACCCAAGAGAGGTCGCAAACGCTTATGGGCTTGAAAATTTCAGATACTTTTTGCTTAGAGAGGTGCCGTTTGGACAAGATGGCGACTACAGCCAAAAGGCCTTGATCGAGCGCATAAACTCAGAGCTTGGCAACGGACTTGGCAACTTGCTAAGCCGAATTGTGGGCATGAGCGCAAAGTATAGCGACTACAAGATCGACTCAAAAGATGTGATCAAATTTCACAAAGCCGAGCTTGATGAGGCGAAGGGCTATCTTGATGAGGCTATTAAAAATTTAGAAAATTTAGCGACAAACCGCTATTTAGAGGATCTTTGGAAGGTCGTAACGCTTGCAAACGCAGCCGTTGCGAAGTATGAGCCATGGTCGCTTGTAAAAGCTGGCAAAAGTGATGAGGCAAACGCACTTGTGGCACTTTGTGCAAATTTACTTGCAAAAGTGGCGATACTGCTTAGCCCAGCTATGCCAAAAACTTGCGCTAAGATAGCTGATACGCTTGGCTTTAGCATAGATACGGCTTCTTATGAAACTCTTGTATTAAAAAATGAAATTTCAAATTTTACTGCAAAAGCTACTGAGCCACTCTTCCCAAGGATAGAAAAAGAGCTAATGGGCGAGGCAAGAGACCTAAAAGAAGGGCCAAAAGTAGAGGCAAAAGCTGAGCTAAAAGATGAGAAAAAAGAAGAGGATATCATTAGCATCGATGACTTTGCCAAAATTGTGATAAAAGTAGGCGAAGTGCTCGAGTGTGAGAGAGTTGAGGGCAGTGAGAAGCTGCTTAAATTTAAGATAGATCTTGGCGAGGAGCAGCCACGTCAAATTTTATCAGGCATCGCCAAATACTACGAGCCTAGCTCGCTTGTGGGCAAGCAAGTTTGCGTTTTAGCAAATTTAAAAGAGCGAACGATGATGAAAAAATATGTCTCACAAGGCATGATCCTAAGCGCATCAGACGGCTCACTAACGCTTCTTGGCACGCAGGCCAAGGTCAAAAACGGCGCGATCGTTGGCTAA
- a CDS encoding YggT family protein yields MILSTLFSAIANILHLIITVYTWIVIAAALISWVKPDPSSPVVQLLYRLTDPVYSFIRRYIKTEFNGIDFAPLIVLLALQLIDQFLIRLLFVFAASL; encoded by the coding sequence ATGATACTTTCCACCCTATTTTCAGCGATCGCAAACATTTTGCACCTTATCATCACGGTCTATACGTGGATCGTCATAGCAGCGGCTCTCATTAGCTGGGTCAAGCCTGATCCTAGCTCGCCAGTCGTGCAGCTACTTTATAGGCTGACTGATCCTGTTTATAGCTTCATTAGACGCTACATCAAAACAGAATTTAACGGCATCGACTTTGCCCCACTCATCGTGCTTTTAGCACTTCAACTCATAGATCAATTTTTAATAAGGCTTTTATTTGTTTTTGCTGCGTCACTTTAG
- the mobB gene encoding molybdopterin-guanine dinucleotide biosynthesis protein B: MKRLAIAFSGPSNSGKTTLILKVAKKFIDDGLKVVVVKHDPGDKAKFDVEGKDSFKFSQAGADVVVMSPTRTTYFSQSSQGIDEVIRMIGEFDILLVEGLKTLPLPRLSVFRGEIDEAYLSFSDAIATYKKQIPYEITNLNLDDIDAICAWIIKNAKAV; this comes from the coding sequence ATGAAAAGACTTGCCATTGCTTTTTCTGGCCCTTCAAATAGCGGAAAAACGACGCTTATCTTAAAAGTCGCAAAAAAATTTATAGATGATGGGCTAAAGGTCGTTGTGGTCAAGCACGACCCAGGCGACAAGGCCAAATTTGACGTTGAAGGCAAGGATAGCTTTAAATTTTCTCAGGCAGGAGCTGACGTAGTCGTGATGAGTCCGACTAGAACGACTTACTTTTCGCAAAGCTCGCAAGGCATAGACGAGGTCATAAGGATGATCGGCGAGTTTGATATTCTCTTAGTCGAGGGGCTAAAGACGCTGCCACTGCCAAGACTAAGCGTCTTTCGAGGCGAGATCGATGAAGCTTATCTTAGCTTTTCAGACGCGATCGCCACTTATAAAAAGCAAATCCCTTACGAGATCACAAATCTAAATTTAGACGATATAGACGCCATTTGTGCGTGGATAATCAAAAATGCAAAGGCTGTATAA
- the gltX gene encoding glutamate--tRNA ligase has translation MYRFAPSPTGDMHIGNLRAAIFNYICSLQDKSGFILRIEDTDKERNIEGKEKDILEILSKFGIKPEQIYIQSENLKFHRQLASKLLIDKKAFACFCTEEELEAKKQKAKEQGVAYRYDGTCERLSDAEVLNCEKPFVIRMKKPTRTMSFTDAIKGELSFEPDAVDSFVIMRADKTPTYNFACAVDDMLEGVTFVIRGEDHVSNTPKQDLIREGLGYTGKMNYAHLPILLNIEGKKMSKRENESSVKWLFEQGFLPEAIANYLILLGNKTPTEIFTIEEAVKWFDITKISRSPARFDVKKLEQINREHIKLASKERIKEIFGGKVELVKFYTQESSLVPEIKAKVEAIYSPKIAPDEYKNEFEIIKKAARNLKPCETFDEFKKELMSATNLKGKNFFMPLRALLTNDLHGPELSELYPLIKDDLGKILI, from the coding sequence ATGTATCGTTTTGCACCCTCTCCAACAGGAGATATGCACATAGGAAATTTACGTGCTGCTATTTTCAACTATATTTGTTCTTTGCAAGATAAAAGTGGCTTTATTTTACGCATAGAAGATACCGACAAAGAGCGAAATATCGAGGGAAAAGAGAAAGATATCTTAGAAATTTTGAGCAAATTTGGCATAAAACCAGAGCAAATTTACATCCAAAGTGAAAATTTAAAATTCCACAGACAGCTTGCTTCAAAGCTTCTCATAGATAAAAAAGCCTTTGCTTGCTTTTGCACCGAAGAAGAGCTTGAGGCAAAAAAGCAAAAAGCAAAAGAGCAAGGCGTGGCATATAGATATGACGGCACCTGCGAGAGACTAAGCGACGCTGAAGTTTTAAACTGCGAAAAGCCATTTGTCATCCGCATGAAAAAACCAACACGCACGATGAGCTTTACAGACGCGATCAAGGGTGAGCTAAGCTTTGAGCCAGACGCTGTTGATAGCTTTGTCATCATGAGAGCGGACAAAACTCCGACTTATAACTTCGCCTGTGCGGTTGATGATATGCTTGAGGGCGTGACCTTTGTCATACGCGGCGAGGATCACGTGAGCAACACACCAAAGCAAGACCTCATACGTGAGGGGCTTGGCTACACCGGCAAGATGAACTACGCGCATTTACCTATCCTTTTAAATATAGAGGGTAAAAAAATGAGCAAACGCGAGAACGAATCAAGCGTCAAATGGCTCTTTGAACAGGGATTTTTACCTGAGGCGATCGCAAACTATCTGATACTTCTTGGCAATAAAACTCCAACTGAAATTTTTACCATTGAAGAGGCAGTAAAGTGGTTTGACATAACCAAAATTTCACGCTCACCTGCTAGATTTGACGTGAAAAAACTTGAGCAGATAAATAGAGAACACATCAAGCTTGCTTCAAAAGAGCGCATAAAAGAGATCTTTGGCGGCAAGGTTGAGCTAGTTAAATTTTATACTCAAGAGAGCTCACTAGTGCCTGAGATAAAGGCAAAAGTAGAGGCTATATATTCACCAAAAATAGCTCCAGATGAGTACAAAAATGAATTTGAGATCATCAAAAAAGCAGCTCGTAATTTAAAACCGTGCGAAACATTTGATGAGTTTAAAAAAGAGCTTATGAGTGCTACAAATTTAAAAGGTAAAAACTTTTTCATGCCGCTACGTGCGCTGCTTACAAACGACCTTCACGGCCCTGAGCTTAGCGAGCTCTATCCACTCATCAAAGATGATCTAGGCAAAATTTTAATCTAG
- a CDS encoding lytic transglycosylase domain-containing protein, with protein MFLLRHFSILSLACVALLAKIYTYEELKNEPKSLAKDYYINRLINEGSYTKEQIAELSRDVFRKSGLVQKSINKILPPKAAPSKCPGINASNITSASLTCQNLLTTMSFSLKLDSKTREILAANLASTNPEKARILRTLNEPNPALSFANANDAKSFLELFNASSPQSKNALFSVNFEANFMNKLYMQKGFTNLLNDVVFNKKYESFRRNLLSIDPAVTEKSDAFTLGLNAILLGQNDVAFSFFTRAKNTFDRAWQRDNATFWQYELSGDESFLKELSASKDANIYSLYARDLVGGEPLEVIVPRPSKQNIENFDVSDPFLWNKTAALAKDMNATQASEFAMKFYTNESIGAYAYFMQKAHGWEKQYFLMPNSPELEGISTERKSMIYALARQESLFIPSVVSTSYALGMMQFMPFLANAIGKKELKIPNFDQDDLFKTDVAFKFANHHLNYLDKFLYHPLFTAYAYNGGIGFTKKLITRDDMFKEGKFEPFLSIELVPVAETRNYGKKVLANYVIYMALNGSSIKISQLFENLTKPALTDKFRN; from the coding sequence TTGTTTTTGCTGCGTCACTTTAGTATCCTCTCTTTAGCCTGCGTTGCTCTTTTAGCTAAAATTTACACCTACGAGGAGCTAAAAAACGAGCCAAAAAGCCTTGCAAAAGACTACTACATAAACCGCCTTATAAACGAAGGCAGCTACACAAAGGAGCAGATAGCTGAGCTTTCACGCGACGTTTTTAGAAAAAGTGGCTTAGTTCAAAAATCAATCAATAAAATTTTACCTCCCAAAGCAGCCCCTAGCAAGTGTCCTGGCATAAACGCAAGCAATATCACAAGTGCTAGCTTGACTTGCCAAAATTTACTAACAACGATGAGCTTTTCTCTAAAACTTGATAGCAAAACTCGTGAAATTTTAGCGGCAAATCTTGCAAGCACAAATCCAGAAAAAGCTAGAATTTTACGCACTTTAAACGAGCCAAACCCAGCTCTTAGCTTTGCAAATGCAAACGATGCAAAGAGCTTTTTAGAGCTTTTTAACGCCTCAAGTCCGCAAAGCAAAAACGCGCTTTTTAGCGTAAATTTTGAAGCAAATTTTATGAACAAGCTCTACATGCAAAAGGGCTTTACAAATTTATTAAACGACGTCGTGTTTAATAAAAAATATGAAAGCTTTAGAAGAAATTTACTTAGCATAGATCCAGCTGTCACTGAAAAAAGCGACGCATTTACACTTGGGCTAAACGCCATCTTGCTTGGTCAAAATGACGTTGCATTTAGTTTTTTCACAAGAGCTAAAAACACCTTTGATAGGGCTTGGCAAAGAGACAATGCGACATTTTGGCAGTATGAGCTAAGCGGCGATGAGAGCTTTTTAAAAGAGCTAAGCGCTAGCAAAGATGCAAATATCTACTCACTTTACGCAAGAGATTTGGTCGGTGGCGAGCCACTTGAGGTGATCGTGCCAAGACCTAGCAAGCAAAATATCGAAAATTTTGATGTGAGCGATCCATTTTTATGGAACAAAACCGCTGCCCTTGCAAAGGATATGAACGCCACGCAGGCAAGCGAATTTGCTATGAAATTTTACACAAACGAAAGTATCGGCGCATACGCATACTTCATGCAAAAGGCACATGGCTGGGAGAAGCAGTACTTTTTGATGCCAAACTCACCAGAGCTTGAAGGCATCAGCACTGAGCGAAAGTCGATGATATACGCACTAGCAAGACAAGAGAGCCTCTTTATCCCAAGCGTCGTTTCTACCTCTTACGCCCTTGGTATGATGCAGTTTATGCCATTTCTTGCAAATGCGATCGGCAAAAAAGAGCTAAAAATTCCAAATTTTGACCAAGACGATCTTTTTAAAACTGATGTTGCCTTTAAATTTGCAAATCACCACCTAAACTACCTTGATAAATTTCTCTATCATCCACTCTTTACCGCATACGCGTATAACGGCGGTATCGGCTTTACCAAAAAACTCATCACAAGAGATGATATGTTTAAAGAGGGGAAATTTGAGCCATTTTTATCTATCGAGCTAGTCCCAGTGGCTGAGACTAGAAACTACGGCAAGAAGGTGCTTGCAAACTACGTGATCTATATGGCGCTTAATGGTTCCAGTATAAAGATTTCGCAACTTTTCGAAAATTTAACAAAACCGGCTTTGACTGATAAATTTCGAAACTAA
- a CDS encoding class 1 fructose-bisphosphatase, whose amino-acid sequence MQELNQIFNTIKDIAKEISEVIKYADLGYTTHENATGDTQLKLDVKSDEIITAKFKQLSCVKALISEEKEDELEINKNAKFIIAYDPLDGSSLVDVNFAVGSIFGIYEDEVKPENLIAAAYSIYGPRLELVIAEKKGALPKFYRLGKDGEFKFVKELELKEKGKLNATGATQKGWSQTHRNFINELFNEGYRLRYSGAMVSDLHQILLKGGGLFSYPATSDHPNGKLRVVFEVLPFAFIYENAKGATTDGKNQTLFDIKIEKIHQTTPCFFGSRDEISLLHKFYEQK is encoded by the coding sequence ATGCAAGAACTAAACCAAATTTTTAACACCATTAAAGATATCGCAAAAGAGATAAGCGAAGTGATAAAATACGCCGATCTTGGCTACACAACTCACGAAAATGCAACTGGCGACACCCAGCTAAAGCTTGATGTTAAAAGCGACGAGATCATCACAGCTAAATTTAAGCAGCTTTCATGCGTAAAAGCGCTAATTAGCGAAGAGAAAGAGGACGAGCTTGAGATAAATAAAAACGCTAAATTTATCATCGCTTACGATCCACTCGATGGCTCAAGCCTAGTTGATGTAAATTTCGCCGTTGGCTCGATCTTTGGTATCTACGAAGACGAGGTAAAACCAGAAAATTTAATAGCCGCAGCTTACAGCATCTATGGTCCAAGACTTGAGCTAGTAATTGCCGAGAAAAAGGGCGCTTTGCCTAAATTTTATAGGCTTGGCAAAGATGGCGAGTTTAAATTTGTAAAAGAGCTTGAGCTAAAAGAAAAAGGCAAGCTAAACGCCACAGGAGCTACGCAAAAAGGTTGGAGCCAAACGCATAGAAACTTCATAAACGAGCTATTTAACGAGGGCTACAGGCTAAGATACTCAGGCGCGATGGTGAGTGACTTGCATCAAATTTTACTAAAAGGCGGCGGTCTTTTTAGCTACCCAGCAACGAGCGATCATCCAAATGGCAAGCTAAGGGTTGTCTTTGAAGTGTTGCCATTTGCCTTTATATATGAAAACGCAAAGGGCGCAACGACAGATGGCAAAAACCAAACACTTTTTGATATAAAAATAGAAAAAATTCACCAAACTACGCCATGCTTTTTTGGCTCGCGTGATGAAATTTCACTTTTGCATAAATTTTACGAGCAAAAATAA
- a CDS encoding cytochrome c3 family protein, giving the protein MAEVKKKFFVWSSVIIGIVIGLIASMGIADALHATGSGYICTICHTMDPMNAAYHEDAHGGNNKLGIKAECSACHLNHTSAYTYVLTKLKVSINDGYKTFFTDTDKIDWRKKREHASHFVYDSGCLTCHSNLKNVIQAGKSFLPHRDYFVLGNPNKKSCVDCHEHVGHKNLGLQIDKFEAIKKQENNKTK; this is encoded by the coding sequence TTGGCTGAAGTTAAGAAGAAATTTTTTGTTTGGTCATCTGTGATAATAGGCATCGTAATCGGCCTTATCGCTTCTATGGGCATAGCTGATGCACTTCATGCTACTGGTAGCGGCTACATCTGTACCATTTGTCACACGATGGATCCTATGAATGCTGCATATCATGAAGACGCGCACGGCGGCAATAACAAGCTTGGCATAAAAGCTGAATGTTCAGCCTGTCACCTAAACCATACAAGTGCCTATACCTATGTACTTACAAAACTTAAAGTATCGATAAATGATGGCTATAAGACATTTTTTACAGATACTGACAAGATCGACTGGCGTAAAAAGCGCGAGCATGCATCTCACTTTGTCTATGATAGTGGATGTTTGACTTGTCACTCAAATTTAAAAAATGTTATTCAAGCTGGCAAATCATTCTTGCCACATAGAGATTATTTTGTTCTTGGAAATCCTAATAAAAAATCATGTGTTGACTGCCATGAGCATGTTGGTCACAAGAATTTAGGACTACAAATCGATAAATTTGAAGCAATTAAAAAACAAGAAAACAATAAAACCAAGTAA
- a CDS encoding Crp/Fnr family transcriptional regulator — MIEQIPFFQGLSAEDLAKLEAISVVKKYKKGEFLFIEGEEPKWLTFLITGSVKLYKTTANGKEIFIHQLAPMNFVAEVVNFENIPYPASAIFTISGEVLKINYEKFESQFLTKPEICMKFLKSMAQKIRITTNLLHQELILSSEEKVARFILNHEDLFNELKHTKISSILNMTPETFSRILNKFKTNGLVKLDEKNQILEKNVGGLQEIYSY; from the coding sequence ATGATAGAACAAATCCCATTTTTTCAAGGTCTTAGCGCCGAGGATCTAGCCAAACTTGAAGCAATAAGCGTTGTTAAAAAATACAAAAAAGGCGAGTTTTTATTTATAGAGGGCGAGGAGCCAAAGTGGCTTACGTTTTTGATAACTGGCTCGGTTAAACTTTATAAAACTACGGCAAATGGCAAGGAAATTTTTATCCATCAGCTTGCGCCTATGAATTTTGTAGCTGAAGTTGTAAATTTTGAAAATATACCTTATCCAGCAAGCGCCATTTTTACTATTTCTGGCGAGGTTTTAAAGATAAATTATGAAAAATTTGAATCACAATTTTTAACAAAGCCAGAAATTTGCATGAAATTTCTAAAATCAATGGCTCAAAAGATAAGAATAACTACAAATTTACTCCACCAAGAACTAATACTAAGCTCCGAAGAGAAGGTGGCTAGGTTCATTTTAAATCATGAAGATCTATTTAATGAACTAAAACATACAAAAATTTCATCAATACTCAATATGACTCCAGAAACTTTTTCGAGAATTTTAAATAAATTTAAAACAAATGGTTTAGTCAAACTTGATGAGAAGAACCAAATTTTGGAAAAAAATGTAGGTGGCCTACAAGAAATTTATTCTTATTGA
- a CDS encoding multiheme c-type cytochrome produces the protein MFKKSLMLLACLMSFGFAANMDANKSDALNLNVVKNIKVAHKMSDLSKSCVECHAKETPGIVADWKNSRHAHVGVSCMDCHSVNADNPMASVKVHPKDSNNHVSMLVSPKTCAKCHENEVDELVKSGHARAAMQMYANPAMVKLMYHYEGADHPDFKMAPDATGCSQCHGTVIKLDADHKPTKETWPNYGIGNVYPDGGVGNCKSCHSAHTFSVAEARKPAACASCHLGPDHPDIEIFNNSMHGHIYNSEAHKWNFDAAPDTWDVPDFRAPTCAACHMSGVGETTTTHNVSRRLKWNLWGISSKLRTAGDEQAAVVYEKTGKLTIGTPLAGHPNGPEAARAEMKLVCKACHSTTHTDNFFIMGDKQVELYNVYSAEATKMLEELKAKNLLLEDAWSDEFQDVYYHMWHHEGRRMRQGALMGGPDYSHWHGVFEVKNDIRKLRKIYKERIESGKVQ, from the coding sequence ATGTTTAAAAAGTCGCTAATGTTATTAGCCTGTCTAATGTCTTTTGGCTTTGCCGCAAACATGGATGCAAATAAATCTGACGCTTTAAACCTTAATGTTGTAAAAAACATTAAAGTTGCTCACAAAATGTCAGACTTATCAAAAAGCTGTGTTGAGTGCCACGCTAAAGAGACACCCGGCATAGTTGCCGATTGGAAAAATAGTCGCCACGCTCACGTTGGCGTAAGTTGTATGGATTGCCACTCTGTAAATGCAGATAATCCTATGGCTTCAGTTAAGGTGCATCCAAAAGATTCTAACAACCATGTTTCAATGCTAGTTAGCCCAAAAACTTGTGCTAAGTGCCACGAAAACGAAGTTGATGAACTAGTAAAGAGCGGTCACGCAAGAGCTGCTATGCAAATGTATGCTAATCCTGCAATGGTGAAACTAATGTATCACTATGAGGGAGCAGATCATCCTGACTTTAAAATGGCTCCAGATGCCACTGGTTGTTCTCAGTGCCACGGAACCGTCATCAAACTAGACGCTGATCACAAACCTACAAAAGAGACTTGGCCAAACTATGGTATAGGCAATGTTTATCCAGATGGTGGCGTAGGTAACTGTAAATCATGTCACAGCGCGCACACATTTAGCGTAGCTGAAGCTAGAAAACCAGCTGCTTGTGCATCTTGCCACCTTGGACCTGATCACCCAGATATTGAGATATTCAACAACTCAATGCACGGACATATCTATAACAGTGAAGCTCACAAATGGAACTTTGATGCTGCTCCTGATACATGGGATGTACCAGACTTTAGAGCTCCAACTTGTGCAGCTTGCCACATGAGTGGTGTTGGTGAAACAACAACAACTCACAACGTTTCAAGAAGACTAAAATGGAACCTATGGGGCATCAGCAGTAAGCTAAGAACAGCTGGTGATGAACAAGCTGCTGTTGTTTACGAAAAAACTGGCAAACTAACCATAGGAACGCCACTTGCAGGTCATCCAAATGGACCAGAAGCAGCAAGAGCTGAGATGAAACTAGTTTGTAAAGCTTGCCACTCTACAACTCACACAGATAACTTCTTCATTATGGGTGATAAACAAGTAGAGCTTTATAACGTTTATAGCGCTGAAGCAACTAAGATGCTTGAAGAGTTGAAAGCTAAAAACCTACTACTAGAAGATGCTTGGTCAGATGAATTCCAAGATGTCTATTATCATATGTGGCACCATGAAGGTCGTCGTATGAGACAAGGCGCTCTAATGGGTGGTCCTGACTACTCACACTGGCATGGTGTATTCGAAGTTAAGAACGACATTAGAAAACTTCGCAAAATCTATAAAGAAAGAATTGAGTCTGGCAAAGTCCAGTAA
- the mscL gene encoding large-conductance mechanosensitive channel protein MscL, producing MSFISEFKEFAMRGNVIDMAVGVVIGGAFGKIVSSLVGDIIMPVVGAITGGVNFTDLKLTLKEAAEGAPAVTINYGSFIQTMVDFLIIAFCIFCVIKALNTLKNKLPKEEETAPAEPETPADIALLTEIRDLLKK from the coding sequence ATGAGTTTTATCAGCGAATTTAAAGAATTTGCGATGCGCGGAAATGTCATAGATATGGCGGTTGGTGTTGTTATCGGTGGAGCATTTGGAAAGATTGTCTCATCACTGGTTGGCGATATTATCATGCCAGTTGTTGGCGCTATAACAGGCGGTGTAAATTTCACTGATCTTAAGCTAACACTAAAAGAAGCAGCAGAGGGTGCGCCAGCTGTTACGATAAACTATGGCTCATTTATACAAACAATGGTTGATTTCTTAATCATCGCATTTTGTATCTTTTGCGTCATCAAAGCTTTAAATACACTTAAAAATAAACTACCAAAAGAAGAAGAGACAGCTCCCGCAGAGCCTGAAACTCCAGCTGATATAGCACTTCTAACTGAGATCAGAGATCTTCTTAAAAAATAA
- a CDS encoding metallophosphoesterase codes for MKGIFNALTPPKIRQVSIKIKNLQSDLKIAMITDVHIGEFLQKDFVAELVKEINLARPDLVVIVGDLVDMRAELIGDFLDPLKNLKSTYGTFYVPGNHEYYHGVDGILEKIRALGIRILGNKNEKIAGINLAGVYDLAGIRFKNLEPNLDEALAGRDPNSPTILLSHQPKFIKTMQKDVDLVLCGHTHAGQIFPFSILVLLDQGFLHGLYKINDRMQAYVSSGAGFWGPPVRIFAPSEIAILNLSKD; via the coding sequence TTGAAAGGAATTTTTAACGCACTTACTCCGCCAAAGATCAGACAAGTTAGTATAAAAATAAAAAATTTACAAAGTGATCTAAAAATAGCCATGATAACTGATGTGCACATTGGTGAGTTTTTGCAAAAGGATTTTGTGGCTGAGCTTGTGAAAGAGATAAATTTAGCTAGACCAGATCTAGTCGTGATAGTTGGCGACTTGGTCGATATGAGAGCTGAGCTTATAGGGGATTTTTTAGATCCATTAAAAAATCTTAAAAGCACCTATGGCACCTTTTATGTCCCTGGCAATCACGAATACTACCACGGAGTTGATGGGATACTAGAAAAAATTCGCGCTCTTGGCATTAGGATACTTGGCAATAAAAATGAAAAAATAGCTGGCATAAATTTAGCTGGGGTCTATGATCTAGCTGGCATAAGGTTTAAAAATTTAGAGCCAAATTTAGATGAAGCGCTAGCTGGACGCGACCCAAATTCGCCTACCATCCTACTCTCTCATCAGCCAAAATTTATAAAAACTATGCAAAAAGATGTTGATCTAGTCCTTTGCGGTCACACGCACGCTGGACAAATTTTCCCTTTTAGTATCCTAGTTTTGCTGGATCAGGGTTTTTTACATGGGCTTTATAAGATTAATGATAGAATGCAAGCTTATGTTAGTAGCGGTGCAGGATTTTGGGGGCCGCCGGTTAGGATATTTGCTCCAAGTGAGATCGCTATTTTAAATTTAAGCAAGGACTAA